A region of Limisphaera ngatamarikiensis DNA encodes the following proteins:
- a CDS encoding M42 family metallopeptidase: protein MRDASLQFLQQLVNTPSPVGHELRGLQVWLDYVRPYAEETFWDAYGNCVAVLNKGGSPRLMLAAHADEIALTVHYIDDQGYLYVRRLGGVDPVVSVAQRVVVHNRRGPVKGVIGSVPPHLLKDEGDRKPPKIHELFIDIGAANRREAERRVSIGDPVTLEDQFELLHGQLAVARAFDNRIGTFAVAEALRLLRESGARLQAEVCAVANVQEEVGLFGARQIAYSLQPDLAIVVDVTHATDYPLINKTKHGDVRLGKGPTLTHGGCNHPLLVQRLETLARKARIPIQHEAMSNTSGTDTDAIFWTRGGIPSALVSLPNRYMHSPVEVIHLGDLEAIPRLLAEFARSLKRGESFRAPLQ, encoded by the coding sequence ATGCGCGACGCTTCCTTGCAGTTTTTGCAGCAGCTGGTCAACACGCCCAGCCCGGTGGGTCACGAACTTCGAGGGCTCCAGGTTTGGCTGGATTACGTGCGACCCTACGCTGAAGAGACCTTCTGGGACGCCTATGGCAACTGTGTGGCGGTGCTGAACAAGGGCGGCTCGCCGCGTCTCATGCTGGCGGCGCACGCTGACGAAATCGCCCTGACGGTCCACTACATTGACGACCAGGGTTACCTGTACGTGCGACGGCTGGGCGGGGTGGACCCCGTGGTGTCCGTGGCTCAACGCGTGGTGGTTCATAACCGTCGCGGCCCGGTCAAAGGCGTGATTGGCAGCGTGCCGCCCCATCTGCTGAAGGACGAGGGAGACCGCAAGCCCCCAAAAATCCACGAACTCTTCATCGACATCGGTGCCGCAAACCGGCGGGAGGCCGAGCGACGGGTGAGCATTGGCGACCCGGTAACCCTGGAAGACCAGTTCGAATTACTCCACGGTCAACTGGCCGTGGCCCGGGCCTTTGACAACCGGATCGGTACTTTTGCCGTGGCCGAGGCGCTTCGGCTCTTGCGGGAATCCGGCGCCAGGCTGCAGGCCGAGGTCTGCGCCGTGGCCAATGTGCAGGAGGAGGTCGGCCTCTTTGGGGCCCGCCAGATCGCCTACAGCCTTCAGCCCGATCTCGCCATTGTCGTGGACGTGACCCACGCCACCGATTATCCCCTGATCAACAAGACCAAACACGGCGACGTGCGCCTGGGCAAGGGCCCCACCCTCACGCACGGGGGCTGCAATCATCCCCTGCTGGTGCAACGCCTCGAAACCCTGGCCCGCAAGGCCCGCATCCCCATCCAGCACGAGGCCATGTCCAACACCAGCGGCACCGACACCGATGCCATCTTCTGGACCCGCGGTGGCATCCCCAGCGCACTGGTGAGCCTCCCCAACCGGTACATGCACTCGCCCGTGGAGGTCATTCATCTGGGCGACCTCGAAGCCATCCCCAGGCTCCTGGCCGAGTTCGCCCGATCCCTGAAACGGGGCGAATCCTTCCGCGCACCCCTTCAATAG
- a CDS encoding Uma2 family endonuclease: MSEAYEEILDGLPTLRAPPGERHERICQRLHARVAASLVAFPAAQLLACRTRIQLTAQTTIRPDLAVITRANAKLWLAAEVINPADHHTDTVIKKALYEEIRPARLWMIDPRYDNVEVYHATPYGLALQNILAGSESLTEALWPSFEIPIRELFAP; the protein is encoded by the coding sequence ATGAGCGAGGCTTACGAAGAAATCCTTGACGGGCTGCCCACCCTCCGTGCGCCACCGGGCGAACGTCACGAGCGGATCTGCCAGCGTCTGCACGCCCGCGTTGCGGCTTCATTGGTCGCGTTCCCGGCTGCCCAGCTGCTGGCATGTCGAACCCGCATCCAGCTCACCGCACAAACCACCATCCGACCCGACCTGGCCGTCATCACCAGGGCCAATGCCAAACTCTGGCTGGCAGCCGAGGTTATCAACCCGGCCGACCACCATACCGACACCGTCATCAAGAAGGCGCTCTACGAGGAAATCCGCCCCGCCCGACTCTGGATGATTGATCCCCGGTACGACAACGTGGAGGTGTACCACGCCACGCCGTATGGGCTGGCCCTGCAGAACATCCTGGCCGGCTCGGAATCGCTGACCGAGGCCCTCTGGCCCTCCTTCGAGATCCCGATCCGGGAATTGTTCGCGCCATGA
- a CDS encoding cellulase family glycosylhydrolase: MSRSAAWVLVGLTLAWPLTPMVRGAPPRIQLNRSATGFLTPEGQPFHPRGFNYDRDHRGRLLEEYWEQEWNTVESDFAEMKRLGANTIRIHLQAGAFLNGPTEPNPRALERLRRLLRVAERTALCVDLTGLGCYRKTAVPAWYDALDEAGRWKAQTTFWRAVARAARDSRAVWCYNLMNEPFVPGTPRPQGDWLAGEFGGFSYVQAITLDPAGRPRTAIARQWIRTMATAIRNEDPQALITVGLLPERQPQNSFSGFDPEMVVRELDFISVHLYPDERRPEEALEVLAACDRGRPLVVEEIFPLHISPERLTRFISRHSDRVTGWLTFYWGQPPEELAQERTLAAAVLHDWLVRWQMLKSHYGP; the protein is encoded by the coding sequence ATGAGCCGAAGTGCCGCCTGGGTCTTGGTCGGCCTGACCCTGGCATGGCCGCTGACCCCGATGGTTCGGGGCGCCCCGCCCCGCATCCAGTTGAACCGCAGCGCAACAGGGTTCCTGACGCCCGAGGGTCAACCCTTTCATCCCCGGGGTTTCAATTATGATCGCGACCACCGCGGCCGCCTGCTCGAAGAATATTGGGAACAGGAGTGGAACACGGTTGAAAGCGATTTCGCCGAAATGAAGCGGCTCGGGGCCAACACCATCCGGATCCACCTCCAAGCGGGTGCGTTCCTCAATGGACCCACCGAGCCAAACCCGCGCGCCCTGGAGCGGTTGAGGCGGCTGCTCAGAGTGGCAGAACGCACGGCCCTGTGCGTCGACCTGACCGGCTTGGGCTGTTACCGCAAGACCGCCGTGCCGGCCTGGTACGATGCCCTGGATGAAGCCGGTCGTTGGAAGGCCCAGACCACCTTCTGGCGCGCCGTCGCCCGGGCGGCCCGGGATAGCCGTGCCGTCTGGTGTTACAACCTCATGAACGAGCCGTTCGTCCCCGGTACCCCCCGACCGCAGGGCGACTGGTTGGCCGGTGAGTTCGGCGGGTTCAGTTACGTGCAGGCCATTACGCTGGACCCGGCCGGCCGACCACGAACGGCCATTGCCCGCCAATGGATTCGTACCATGGCCACCGCCATTCGGAACGAGGACCCGCAGGCCCTCATCACCGTGGGACTGCTCCCGGAACGACAGCCCCAAAACTCCTTTTCGGGATTCGACCCCGAAATGGTCGTGCGCGAACTCGATTTCATCAGCGTGCACCTGTATCCCGACGAACGCCGTCCGGAAGAGGCCCTGGAGGTTCTGGCAGCTTGCGACCGTGGCAGGCCCCTGGTGGTCGAGGAGATATTCCCGCTGCACATTTCTCCGGAACGGTTGACCCGGTTCATTTCCCGCCACTCCGACCGTGTGACCGGCTGGCTGACCTTCTACTGGGGACAGCCGCCGGAAGAGCTGGCACAGGAACGCACCTTGGCCGCGGCCGTCCTCCACGACTGGTTGGTCCGCTGGCAAATGCTGAAGAGCCATTACGGCCCTTGA